From the genome of Streptomyces sp. NBC_01116, one region includes:
- a CDS encoding NUDIX domain-containing protein: protein MPPYDPSTFPPFAVTVDLVVLTVRRHALCALVVRRGETPFQGRWALPGGFVRMDEDLGSAAARELVEETGLCAHDPAKPTVGNGAHLEQLATYGDPARDPRMRVVSVAHLALAPDLPAPRAGGDANSARWAPVEDLLHPGADREGEQAAPLAFDHARILADGVERARSKIEYSSLATAFCPPEFTVGELRRVYEAVWGVVLDPRNFHRKVTGTPGFLVPSGGTTTRQGGRPAQLFRAGAATVLNPPMLRPEV from the coding sequence ATGCCGCCCTACGACCCGTCGACCTTCCCGCCCTTCGCTGTCACCGTCGACCTGGTCGTGCTCACCGTGCGCCGTCACGCGCTCTGCGCGCTGGTCGTCCGCCGCGGAGAGACCCCGTTCCAGGGCAGATGGGCGCTGCCCGGCGGCTTCGTCAGGATGGACGAGGACCTGGGGTCCGCGGCGGCGCGTGAACTCGTCGAGGAGACCGGCCTCTGCGCGCACGACCCGGCGAAGCCCACCGTGGGCAACGGCGCACATCTGGAGCAGTTGGCCACCTACGGAGATCCGGCGCGCGACCCCCGGATGCGGGTGGTCAGCGTCGCCCACCTCGCCCTCGCGCCCGACCTGCCCGCACCCCGGGCGGGCGGCGACGCCAACAGCGCGCGCTGGGCGCCGGTCGAGGATCTGCTGCACCCCGGAGCCGACCGGGAGGGGGAGCAGGCGGCGCCGTTGGCCTTCGACCATGCGCGGATCCTGGCCGACGGTGTGGAACGCGCCCGCTCCAAGATCGAGTACTCCTCGCTGGCCACCGCGTTCTGTCCGCCGGAATTCACGGTCGGCGAGCTGCGCCGGGTGTACGAAGCGGTGTGGGGCGTGGTCCTCGACCCCCGTAACTTCCACCGCAAGGTCACCGGAACTCCCGGATTCCTGGTGCCTTCGGGCGGGACGACCACGCGGCAGGGCGGCCGGCCCGCGCAGTTGTTCCGGGCCGGGGCGGCCACGGTGCTCAATCCACCGATGCTGCGACCCGAGGTCTGA
- a CDS encoding ATP-binding cassette domain-containing protein, whose amino-acid sequence MLQAIGLTSTPRRDAPPAVNDLTFEAPSGRVTALLGAPRSGKTTALRLMLELDAGRGVAYFRGRPLHRIAHPAREVGVLLGDVPGHPSRTARGQLRMLCAAAGVPAARADEVLEVVGLAGLGDQRLGTLSVGMDRRLGLASALLGDPHTLILDEPGEGLSPRESSWLYGLLRAYATQGGTVLYATGDPKEAARTADRVVTIGGGRLVADQDVSDFARTRLRARVAVRTPHAARLAAVVSREARAARRSVEVVEEASGRLTVYGSTCAEIGDTAYRHGVPVHRLADEIGDTGPAAPAEAVSGDRGDSAAALSELPPPIRVRPARGPLRPLRYELRRSLGVRTTTMIMAAVLVVSAAVSVLLARTDGTALPRVLAAWPALLPLPPAALGAGLLGALSFGDEFRYPALAAARGTVPRRLGLLLAKLTVTASFALLLAGLAVVCGAQSLRLVYGPDLIEIPSNAVALGASWAGLTVGCAWAGLLAAGVFRVAGAGIAAVLAVPVLVVPLVQKLFAAPSARSVAGLPGRLRELAGWQVPQQADHWVLAVARVVAQPVGTALALSLSALICAYLFTSLRGKARW is encoded by the coding sequence ATGCTCCAGGCCATCGGACTCACCAGCACCCCCCGTCGCGACGCTCCACCCGCCGTGAACGATCTGACCTTCGAGGCTCCCTCCGGCCGTGTCACGGCCCTGCTGGGCGCCCCCCGCTCGGGCAAGACCACGGCCCTGCGGCTGATGCTCGAACTGGACGCCGGGCGGGGCGTCGCCTATTTCCGGGGACGGCCGCTGCACCGCATCGCCCACCCGGCACGGGAAGTGGGCGTACTGCTCGGCGACGTACCGGGCCATCCTTCGCGGACCGCCCGGGGGCAGCTCCGGATGCTCTGCGCGGCCGCGGGCGTGCCCGCGGCCCGAGCCGACGAGGTGCTTGAGGTCGTCGGTCTCGCCGGGCTGGGGGACCAGCGCCTGGGCACGCTCTCGGTGGGGATGGACCGTCGGCTCGGCCTCGCCTCCGCGCTGCTCGGAGATCCTCACACCCTGATCCTCGACGAACCGGGAGAGGGGCTGTCCCCGAGGGAGAGCAGCTGGCTGTACGGGCTGTTGCGCGCGTACGCGACCCAGGGTGGCACGGTTCTCTACGCCACCGGCGACCCCAAGGAGGCGGCCCGCACGGCCGACCGTGTCGTCACCATCGGCGGCGGGCGCCTCGTAGCCGACCAGGACGTCTCCGACTTCGCCCGCACCCGGCTCCGGGCCCGGGTCGCCGTCCGCACCCCGCACGCGGCCCGGCTGGCGGCCGTGGTCAGCCGGGAGGCCCGGGCCGCTCGGCGCTCCGTCGAGGTCGTCGAGGAAGCGAGCGGCCGGCTGACGGTGTACGGCAGCACCTGTGCGGAGATCGGCGACACCGCGTACCGCCACGGCGTCCCCGTGCACCGGCTCGCCGACGAGATCGGCGACACCGGACCCGCCGCCCCGGCCGAGGCGGTGAGCGGGGATCGGGGCGACTCGGCCGCCGCGCTGTCCGAGCTGCCGCCCCCGATCCGGGTGCGCCCGGCCCGCGGCCCCCTGCGCCCGCTCCGCTACGAACTGCGGCGCTCCCTCGGCGTCAGGACAACGACCATGATCATGGCGGCCGTTCTGGTGGTGTCGGCCGCGGTCTCCGTCCTGCTCGCCCGCACCGACGGCACCGCGCTGCCCCGCGTGCTCGCCGCGTGGCCCGCCCTGCTGCCGCTGCCGCCCGCCGCGCTCGGCGCGGGTCTGCTCGGGGCGCTGTCCTTCGGGGACGAGTTCCGTTATCCGGCGCTCGCCGCCGCTCGCGGCACCGTGCCCCGGCGGCTCGGCCTGCTGCTGGCCAAGCTCACGGTGACCGCGAGCTTCGCGCTGCTGCTCGCGGGCCTCGCCGTGGTGTGCGGAGCGCAGAGCCTCCGGCTGGTGTACGGACCCGACTTGATCGAGATCCCCTCGAACGCCGTCGCGCTCGGCGCGAGTTGGGCGGGCCTGACGGTGGGCTGCGCCTGGGCGGGGCTGCTGGCCGCGGGAGTCTTCCGGGTGGCCGGGGCGGGGATCGCCGCGGTGCTGGCCGTTCCGGTGCTCGTCGTTCCGCTGGTGCAGAAGCTCTTCGCGGCGCCGTCGGCCCGTTCGGTCGCCGGGCTCCCGGGCCGACTGCGGGAGCTGGCCGGGTGGCAGGTGCCGCAGCAGGCGGACCACTGGGTCCTGGCCGTCGCGCGGGTGGTGGCGCAGCCCGTCGGCACCGCACTCGCCCTGTCGTTGTCAGCCCTGATCTGCGCGTATCTGTTCACCAGCCTTCGAGGAAAGGCGCGTTGGTGA
- a CDS encoding FadR/GntR family transcriptional regulator gives MMTAARTVDSGLAGSGELDRYPYTEAPAGERAAARAWGGSDSELGRASRRGSASRGRGLHGQLVQQLGQMIVSGDLGADRPLVPEEIGQRFEVSRTVVRESLRVLEAKGLVSARPNVGTRVRPVSDWNLLDPDIIEWRAFGPQRDDQRRELAELRWTIEPLAARLAAGHGRDDIQQRLGDMVEIMGHAMGQGDAITFSRADAEFHALLIQAAGNRMLEHLSGIVSAALHVSGGPVTGCDRPGETSLAHHARIADALASGDAGAAETAMRQLLVVHPDVERVVPAPREQH, from the coding sequence ATGATGACCGCCGCCCGCACCGTCGATTCCGGCCTGGCCGGCTCGGGCGAACTCGACCGCTATCCCTATACGGAGGCACCGGCCGGCGAGCGTGCCGCTGCCCGGGCCTGGGGCGGTTCCGATTCCGAGCTGGGACGGGCGAGCCGACGCGGGTCGGCCAGCCGGGGGCGCGGTCTCCACGGCCAACTCGTCCAGCAGCTCGGCCAGATGATCGTTTCCGGTGACCTCGGCGCGGACCGCCCCCTCGTACCCGAGGAGATCGGCCAGCGTTTCGAGGTGTCCCGCACCGTCGTACGCGAGTCCCTGCGCGTCCTCGAAGCCAAGGGGCTGGTCAGCGCGCGCCCCAATGTGGGTACGAGGGTCCGGCCGGTCAGCGACTGGAACCTGCTGGATCCCGACATCATCGAATGGCGGGCCTTCGGTCCGCAGCGTGACGACCAGCGCCGGGAGCTGGCCGAGCTCCGTTGGACCATCGAGCCGCTCGCGGCCCGCCTCGCGGCCGGGCACGGCCGGGACGACATCCAGCAGCGGCTCGGTGACATGGTGGAGATCATGGGGCACGCGATGGGGCAGGGGGACGCGATCACCTTCTCCCGCGCCGACGCGGAGTTCCACGCCCTGCTCATCCAGGCGGCGGGGAACCGGATGCTCGAACACCTTTCCGGCATCGTCTCGGCCGCCCTCCATGTCTCCGGAGGCCCGGTCACCGGCTGTGACCGTCCGGGCGAGACCTCGCTCGCCCATCACGCGCGCATCGCCGACGCGCTGGCGTCCGGCGACGCCGGAGCGGCCGAGACGGCCATGCGCCAACTGCTCGTCGTCCACCCCGACGTCGAGCGTGTGGTTCCCGCGCCGCGCGAGCAGCACTGA
- a CDS encoding RNA polymerase sigma factor, with product MSASTSRTLPPEIAESESVMALIERGKADGQIAGDDVRRAFEADQIPPTQWKNVLRSLNQILEEEGVTLMVSAAESPKRARKSVAAKSPVKRTATKTVAAKTTVTRTVAATAAPAAESGDAVADDAVAAAPAKKAAAKKTAAKKTAVKKTAAKKTAAKKSGKQDDELLDGDEAAEEVKAGKGEEEEGEGENKGFVLSDDDEDDAPAQQVAVAGATADPVKDYLKQIGKVPLLNAEQEVELAKRIEAGLFAEDKLANADKLAPKLKRELEIIAEDGRRAKNHLLEANLRLVVSLAKRYTGRGMLFLDLIQEGNLGLIRAVEKFDYTKGYKFSTYATWWIRQAITRAMADQARTIRIPVHMVEVINKLARVQRQMLQDLGREPTPEELAKELDMTPEKVIEVQKYGREPISLHTPLGEDGDSEFGDLIEDSEAVVPADAVSFTLLQEQLHSVLDTLSEREAGVVSMRFGLTDGQPKTLDEIGKVYGVTRERIRQIESKTMSKLRHPSRSQVLRDYLD from the coding sequence GTGTCGGCCAGCACATCCCGTACGCTCCCGCCGGAGATCGCCGAGTCCGAGTCTGTGATGGCGCTCATCGAGCGGGGAAAGGCTGATGGGCAGATCGCCGGCGATGACGTGCGTCGGGCCTTCGAGGCTGACCAGATTCCGCCAACCCAGTGGAAGAACGTTCTGCGCAGCCTCAACCAGATCCTCGAGGAAGAGGGTGTGACGCTGATGGTCAGTGCCGCGGAGTCGCCGAAGCGCGCCCGCAAGAGCGTCGCAGCGAAGAGCCCGGTCAAGCGCACCGCCACCAAGACCGTCGCGGCGAAGACCACCGTGACCAGGACCGTCGCGGCCACCGCCGCCCCGGCGGCCGAGAGCGGGGACGCGGTGGCCGACGACGCCGTCGCGGCCGCTCCCGCCAAGAAGGCGGCAGCCAAGAAGACGGCCGCCAAGAAGACCGCCGTGAAGAAGACGGCGGCCAAGAAGACCGCCGCCAAGAAGTCCGGCAAGCAGGACGACGAGCTCCTCGACGGCGACGAGGCGGCCGAGGAAGTCAAGGCCGGCAAGGGCGAGGAAGAGGAGGGCGAGGGCGAGAACAAGGGCTTCGTCCTCTCGGACGACGACGAGGACGACGCACCTGCGCAGCAGGTCGCCGTCGCCGGCGCCACCGCCGACCCGGTCAAGGACTATCTGAAGCAGATCGGCAAGGTTCCCCTCCTCAACGCCGAGCAGGAGGTCGAGCTCGCCAAGCGCATCGAGGCCGGTCTCTTCGCCGAGGACAAGCTGGCGAACGCCGACAAGCTCGCGCCGAAGCTCAAGCGCGAGCTGGAGATCATCGCCGAGGACGGCCGACGGGCCAAGAACCACCTCCTGGAGGCCAACCTCCGTCTGGTGGTCTCGCTGGCCAAGCGCTACACCGGTCGCGGCATGCTCTTCCTGGACCTGATCCAGGAGGGCAACCTCGGTCTGATCCGTGCGGTCGAGAAGTTCGACTACACCAAGGGCTACAAGTTCTCCACGTACGCCACCTGGTGGATCCGTCAGGCGATCACCCGCGCGATGGCCGACCAGGCCCGCACCATCCGTATCCCGGTGCACATGGTCGAGGTCATCAACAAGCTCGCGCGCGTGCAGCGCCAGATGCTCCAGGACCTGGGCCGCGAGCCCACCCCGGAGGAGCTGGCCAAGGAACTCGACATGACCCCCGAGAAGGTCATCGAGGTCCAGAAGTACGGTCGCGAGCCGATCTCCCTCCACACCCCGCTCGGTGAGGACGGCGACAGCGAGTTCGGTGACCTGATCGAGGACTCCGAGGCCGTCGTCCCGGCGGACGCGGTCAGCTTCACGCTCCTCCAGGAGCAGCTCCACTCCGTGCTCGACACGCTCTCCGAGCGTGAGGCCGGCGTGGTCTCGATGCGCTTCGGTCTCACCGACGGTCAGCCGAAGACCCTCGACGAGATCGGCAAGGTCTACGGCGTGACGCGAGAGCGCATCCGTCAGATCGAGTCGAAGACGATGTCGAAGCTTCGTCACCCGTCGCGGTCGCAGGTGCTGCGGGACTACCTCGACTAG
- a CDS encoding trypsin-like serine protease: MPRSVVRALTGVLALTAAAAVLPLASPSAAVADSIIVGGQPAPVADSPWVVALSSRDRFGGARSGQFCGGVAVAPTKILTAAHCLSDQALGGPAERVRDLLVIAGRERLSDSTGREIPVRSIWVNPAYDPGSNAGDLAVLTLSHAMPEGGVIPAATGEDSAYRAGTEAAVYGWGDTTGSGAYASVLRSARVQVLPDSDCERAYPGGREGTYKASAMLCAGDPAGGRDACQGDSGGPLVARGRLIGLVSWGSGCGRAGSPGVYTRVSAALEWAEGRI; encoded by the coding sequence ATGCCCCGTTCCGTCGTCCGCGCCCTGACCGGGGTGCTCGCCCTGACCGCCGCCGCGGCCGTGCTGCCTCTCGCCTCGCCCTCCGCGGCGGTCGCGGACAGCATCATCGTCGGCGGACAGCCCGCCCCGGTGGCGGACAGCCCCTGGGTCGTGGCGCTGTCGAGCAGGGACCGGTTCGGAGGGGCGCGCTCGGGACAGTTCTGCGGCGGCGTCGCCGTGGCGCCCACGAAGATCCTGACGGCCGCCCACTGCCTGAGTGACCAGGCGCTCGGCGGGCCGGCGGAGCGGGTGAGGGATCTGCTGGTCATCGCCGGCCGGGAGCGGCTGAGCGACTCCACAGGCCGGGAGATCCCGGTCCGGTCCATCTGGGTGAACCCGGCGTACGACCCCGGCTCCAACGCCGGCGACCTCGCGGTGCTGACCCTGTCCCACGCGATGCCGGAGGGCGGCGTCATCCCGGCGGCCACGGGCGAGGACTCCGCCTACCGGGCCGGGACCGAGGCGGCCGTCTACGGGTGGGGCGACACGACGGGAAGCGGCGCCTACGCCTCCGTGCTGCGCTCCGCGCGGGTCCAGGTCCTGCCGGACAGCGACTGCGAGCGGGCCTACCCGGGCGGCAGGGAGGGTACGTACAAGGCCTCGGCGATGCTCTGCGCGGGCGATCCGGCGGGCGGCCGGGACGCGTGCCAGGGCGACAGCGGCGGGCCGCTGGTGGCCCGTGGGCGGCTCATCGGCCTGGTGTCCTGGGGCAGTGGCTGCGGGCGCGCGGGCAGCCCTGGGGTGTACACCCGGGTCTCCGCCGCCCTGGAATGGGCCGAGGGCCGCATCTGA
- a CDS encoding type IIA DNA topoisomerase subunit B: MTAETSVPSTAMLTGAGGDRDSSNYTARHLLVLEGLEAVRKRPGMYIGSTDSRGLMHCLWEIIDNSVDEALGGHCDQIEVILHDDASVEVRDNGRGIPVDVEPKTGLSGIEVVMTKLHAGGKFGGGSYAASGGLHGVGASVVNALSARLDVEVDRNSATHSISFRRGVPGMFTEQGPDSPFDPANGLRKGKRVPKTRTGTRVRYWADRQIFLKDAKLNLETLYQRARQTAFLVPGLTIVVRDERGLDGEGKTEETFRFDGGISEFCEYLAQDKAVCDVQRLSGTGTFKETVPVLDDRGHMTATEVTRELAVDIALRWGTGYDTTVRSFVNIIATPKGGTHVSGFERSLTKTVNEALRSAKMLRVAEDDVVKDDALEGLTAVVTVRLAEPQFEGQTKEVLGTSAANRIVAGVVAKELKAFLTSTKRDAKAQARAVLEKAVAAARTRIAARQHKDAQRRKTALESSSLPAKLADCRSDDVERSELFIVEGDSALGTAKLARNSEFQALLPIRGKILNVQKSSVSDMLKNAECGAIIQVIGAGSGRTFDIDAARYGKIVLLVDADVDGAHIRCLLLTLFQRYMRPMVEAGRVFAAVPPLHRIELVQPKKGQDKYVYTYSDSELRQTLLEFQRKNVRIKESIQRYKGLGEMDADQLAETTMDPRHRTLRRINIGDLESSEQVFDLLMGNEVAPRKEFITSSAATLDRSRIDA; encoded by the coding sequence GTGACCGCCGAAACGTCCGTGCCGTCCACCGCGATGCTGACCGGAGCAGGCGGCGACCGGGACAGCTCCAACTACACCGCGCGGCACCTTCTCGTCCTCGAAGGGCTGGAGGCGGTCCGCAAGCGCCCCGGTATGTACATCGGGTCCACCGACAGCCGCGGCCTGATGCACTGCCTCTGGGAGATCATCGACAACTCCGTCGACGAAGCCCTCGGCGGCCACTGCGACCAGATCGAGGTCATCCTCCACGACGACGCCTCCGTCGAGGTCCGGGACAACGGCCGCGGCATCCCGGTCGACGTCGAGCCCAAGACGGGCCTCTCCGGCATCGAGGTCGTCATGACCAAGCTGCACGCCGGAGGCAAGTTCGGCGGCGGCTCCTACGCCGCCTCGGGCGGCCTCCACGGCGTCGGCGCCTCCGTGGTCAACGCCCTCTCCGCCCGCCTGGACGTCGAGGTCGACCGCAACAGCGCGACCCACTCCATCAGCTTCCGGCGCGGCGTCCCCGGCATGTTCACCGAGCAGGGGCCGGACAGCCCGTTCGATCCGGCCAACGGCCTGCGCAAGGGCAAGCGCGTCCCCAAGACCCGTACCGGTACCCGGGTGCGGTACTGGGCGGACCGCCAGATCTTCCTCAAGGACGCCAAGCTCAACCTGGAGACGCTCTACCAGCGCGCCCGCCAGACGGCCTTCCTCGTCCCGGGCCTCACGATCGTCGTCCGCGACGAGCGGGGGCTGGACGGCGAGGGCAAGACCGAGGAGACGTTCCGCTTCGACGGGGGCATCAGCGAGTTCTGCGAGTACCTGGCCCAGGACAAGGCCGTCTGCGACGTCCAGCGCCTCAGCGGCACCGGCACCTTCAAGGAGACCGTGCCCGTCCTCGACGACCGCGGCCACATGACCGCCACCGAGGTCACCCGTGAGCTGGCCGTCGACATCGCCCTGCGCTGGGGCACCGGCTACGACACGACCGTACGGTCGTTCGTGAACATCATCGCCACCCCCAAGGGCGGCACCCATGTCAGCGGGTTCGAGCGCTCCCTGACCAAGACCGTGAACGAGGCGCTGCGCTCCGCCAAGATGCTGCGGGTCGCCGAGGACGACGTCGTCAAGGACGACGCCCTCGAAGGGCTCACCGCGGTCGTCACCGTACGACTGGCCGAGCCGCAGTTCGAGGGGCAGACCAAGGAGGTGCTCGGCACGTCCGCGGCCAACCGGATCGTGGCCGGCGTGGTCGCCAAGGAGCTCAAGGCCTTCCTGACCTCGACGAAGCGGGACGCCAAGGCCCAGGCCAGGGCGGTGCTGGAGAAGGCCGTCGCCGCCGCCCGCACCCGGATCGCCGCCCGGCAGCACAAGGACGCCCAGCGCCGCAAGACCGCCCTGGAGTCCTCCTCGCTGCCGGCCAAGCTCGCCGACTGCCGCAGCGACGACGTCGAGCGGAGCGAGCTGTTCATCGTCGAGGGGGACTCGGCGCTCGGCACCGCCAAGCTGGCCCGGAACAGCGAGTTCCAGGCGCTGCTGCCGATCCGCGGAAAGATCCTCAACGTACAGAAGTCGTCCGTCTCGGACATGCTGAAGAACGCCGAGTGCGGCGCGATCATCCAGGTCATAGGAGCCGGGTCCGGGCGCACCTTCGACATCGACGCCGCGCGCTACGGGAAGATCGTCCTGCTGGTGGACGCCGACGTCGACGGCGCCCACATCCGCTGCCTGCTGCTGACCCTCTTCCAGCGCTACATGCGCCCGATGGTCGAGGCGGGGCGGGTCTTCGCCGCGGTTCCGCCGCTGCACCGGATCGAGCTGGTCCAGCCCAAGAAGGGCCAGGACAAGTACGTCTACACCTACTCCGACAGCGAGCTGCGCCAGACCCTCCTGGAGTTCCAGCGCAAGAACGTCCGGATCAAGGAGTCGATCCAGCGCTACAAGGGTCTGGGCGAGATGGACGCCGATCAGCTGGCGGAGACGACGATGGACCCGCGCCACCGCACGCTGCGGCGCATCAACATCGGCGACCTGGAATCCTCCGAGCAGGTCTTCGACCTGCTGATGGGCAACGAGGTCGCGCCCCGCAAGGAGTTCATCACCAGCTCCGCGGCCACCCTGGACCGCTCGCGCATCGACGCCTGA
- a CDS encoding DUF485 domain-containing protein yields the protein MRLDDPWDDVPAPDRYGRDGTGGVADLDAPAAAGPDPGPSAADIYLEVHRSAAFREVRRRYRRFVAPAAVAFLLWYLAYVVAATTAPELMARPVAGAVNVAMVAGLGQFLTTFLLTWAYARHARLRRDRAALDLRWDTQEMTRGLGRETTRGLGRGTTRGCGR from the coding sequence GTGCGGCTCGACGACCCGTGGGACGACGTGCCGGCCCCCGACCGGTACGGCCGGGACGGGACGGGCGGCGTCGCGGATCTCGACGCGCCCGCCGCGGCGGGGCCGGATCCCGGGCCCAGCGCGGCCGACATCTACCTGGAGGTGCACCGCAGCGCCGCCTTCCGCGAGGTGCGCCGCCGCTACCGCCGTTTCGTGGCCCCCGCCGCCGTCGCCTTCCTCCTCTGGTATCTCGCCTATGTCGTCGCCGCGACCACCGCGCCCGAGCTGATGGCCCGGCCGGTCGCCGGAGCGGTCAACGTCGCGATGGTGGCGGGTCTCGGCCAGTTCCTCACCACGTTCCTGCTCACCTGGGCCTACGCACGGCACGCGCGGCTGCGCAGGGACCGGGCCGCGCTCGATCTGCGCTGGGACACCCAGGAGATGACCCGGGGCCTCGGCCGGGAGACGACGAGAGGTCTCGGCCGGGG